The Couchioplanes caeruleus sequence TGTTGCGTGGTGCGGTCGCTACCGACTGGGCTGTGCGGCGGACGGTGAGCAACCGCGTGGTGTTGTCGTGAGCGACTGGGCTCTGCAATGAGACGAGGGATCAAGTTGCGCGCGGTGGTCGCCAGTGAGCGGGCCGCCCGGTGAGTAATGACCAGCTACGCGTTGCGGTTGCGGTGACTAGGTTGTGCATTGAGCGGGCGGGACCATGCGGCGCTTGTCGCTGCTAGTGCCGACACCGTGGTGCGCCGCCTCCTGCGCGACGCGCGCATTCCGCGGCTGCTGGCGCTTGTCCGTCGTGGCGGCCGGTTCTTCGATGCCGACGTCGCGCTAGTCGAGGATGCGAGCGGTACATCATCGACTCCGGAGGCTGGCGCATGTCGACGGAGTGGAGGCGCGCCTGGCCGCACATGCGGTTCGGGCACGCCTATCCGGTGTTGCAGCCGGTCGATCTCGATGCGCACAAGCTGGCGCTCTATCGGTACGCGCAGGTGCTGTCTCTGACCGAGAGTCCATTGCGGCTTGCGGAGACCGACTTCCCCGATCGGGCTGCGGAGACCGACTTCCCCGATTGCCGATGGATGCTCGACCTCGCTGAACGCAACGTTGTCAAGGCGCTCGCCGTCGTCTGACCGGCAGCTCGACAGACCCGTCGCATCGAAGGCCGGCGGGCAGAGGCGAGATTGGGCCCGGCATGAACGATGCGCCGCCGCTAGTCGCCATGCGCCAGAGAATGTTTATCCGCAGAGAAGTTGGCCGAGTGCGCGGGTGGCGAGGAGCCCTGGAAAGGGGACCGCGGAGGTGGGGCGTGTTGGTGGCGGGTCCGGCTGGGTGCGGCGGCGTGTGGCTGGGGGTGGGGGCTTCGCGGAGGGTAGGTCGTGTTATCGGCAGGTCCGCCCGGATGCGGGCGGCATGCGGCCGGGACGGCAGCGGGCCGGCCGGTGTCCTCTTCGCCTTGCTATGGCCGTACTTATCGGCGGCTTGGGCTTAGTCCTGGGGTGACGCCGTTGACGACCGACGGGTGGGTGGTGGGTTCGGGGTCGATGCCGATGACCTTGCGTTGCATTTCGACGTTGGATTCGCCGGTGCCGCCGAGGTGGATGTCGTCGTAGGCCTTGAGCGTCTGGTTTTCGTCGAAGTACAGGACCGACATCTGTAGTGGCGTCGGCTCCTCCTTTTCCAGGCCGCGCAGGCCGGCGCCGCCCGTCGAACCCTCCACCAGCAGGCGGGTCCGGGGGGCGGGTGTCATCGGTGACGGGGCCGGGGAGGGTGAGGCGCCGTCCTCCGGGGAGCTGGGGGGATCGAGCATGCTGACCTCGCGCTTGTGCAGGTGGCCCGCCAGCACCACCGGTACCACCCCGGACAGAGGCGGGGCCATCGCCGGGTCGTGGACGAGGGCCACGCCTACCTTGGTCTTCGACTGCGCGATGGTCGTGGCCAGCCGCTCGCCGCTGGCCAGCAGCGGGTTGGTCACGGGGTCGTCCGCGGATCGGGCGGGAGGGGTTTCGCTCTTGTCCGGAGTGAATTCGGGGTCGCCGATGCCCGCGATGGTCAGGCCGTTGATGGTGACGGTGGTGTTGTCCAGGACCTTCGCGTTCTTCTGGCGGGCCACCGCCGCCTGGATGGCCATCGAGTCGTGGTTGCCGCGCACGTAGATGTACGGCACGCCGAGCTGGCCGATGCTGTTCACGTATGTCGTCTCCGCGCTGCTGCCCCAGTCGACGATGTCGCCCGTGTCCACCACGGCGTCGACGTCCCAGGCCTTGACCACCGTCTTGATGACGTTCCAGGCGGCCGGGTTCAGGTGCAGGTCGGAGACGTGCAGGATGCGGGTGGTGTTGCCGGACGGCTCCACCGGCAGGCTGGAGACCGTGGTGTAGATGCGGCTGACGTTGCTCACCAGCTCCGCGAGCTGGTCGGCGTAGCGGCCGTAGTTGTCCGCGATGCGGCGGGCGTCGCCGACCACCGCCGGGGCGTTGACCAGCAGGCCCTCGTACCGCGGTTCGCCGATCGAATCCGGGCGGGCGGTGCCGGCGGCCAGCCCCAGACTGCCGCCCGTCACGGTCAGGGCGATCACGCCCGCCGAGGCCACGCGGCGGACGTTGCGGAAGATCAGCGAGGCCAGGATCAGCGCGCACCCGATCGCGGCGCCGAGCGCGCGCAGGCTCAACTGCAGCACGCCGCGGGTGACGTCGTCGACCGCGGACTGGCCGACCACGCCGATCGCGGTCGGGTCCTCGATCAGGGCCTCGGTGCGCTGCTGGTCCAGCGCGCCGAGGTTGACCTTCAGGTGGATGGGGCCGGCGTGGCTGTCGAGGTGCAGCGACCCCAGGGGCGGGATGTCGACCTCGGTGCCGCCCCGGACCGACGGGCTGATCGACATGTCCGCGCGGAACGGGCCCACCGGAATCTCCGACTGGGCCAGCAGCATCGTGCCGACGACGACGCCGGTGAGGCTCACCAGGAGGACGGCCGCCCACACGCGCAGACGCTGGGTCCAGGAGTGCCGCCACACCCGCATGGCGACGGCGGTCAACTGCGAAAGTCTGTTCTTCATGGTCAACGGCTCACCTGCCCCCGTGTGCCGGTCGTCAAACGGTAACGCCGGTCAGCTACGGCCCGCGCCACCATCGGAGAAGACAAGTCGGATGATGCGGTCGTCCTCCGGTGCCGGGTCGCCGCCGTCCTCCTGGTTCGAGGTGGCGACCCAGAGCGAGCCGTCGGGTGCCGCGGTCACGGCCCGCAACCGCCCGAACTCGCCGGCCAGCAGTGCCCGGGGCTGCCCGAACACCGTGCCGTTGCCGGTCACGTCGACCATCCACAGCCGCTGGCCCCGCAGGCAGGCCGTGGCGACCATCCGCTCCAGCACCGCGACGCCCGAGCAGAACGACTCCGCGATCGGCCAGCTCACCAGCGGGTTCGTGAACTTCGCGTCGGTGCCGTTGCCCTCGACGGCCGGCCAGCCGTAGTTCTTGCCTTTCTGGATCACGTTCAGCTCGCCGGTCTTGTTCTGGCCGGACTCGCTCGCGTACATCCGTTTTCCGGAATCCCAGGCGATGCCCTGCACGTTGCGGTGGCCTGACGACCAGACCGGTGAGTCCTTGACCGGGTTGCCCGGCGCAGGCTTGCCCTCCGCGGTGATCCGCAGAATCTTGCCTCCCAGGCTCTTCGGATTCTGCGACTGGGCGCCGCCCGTGCCGTCCGAGGTCGTCACGTAGAGCCCTCCGTCCGGGCCGAACTCGAGCTGGCCGCCGTTGTCCTCGCGGGAGCGGGGGATGCCGGTGAGGATCGGCTCCGGCTTGCCCTTCAGCTTCAGCTTCGCGACCCGGTTGTCCTTGGCCGTCGAGTAATACACGAAGACGGTCTGATCGGTGGCGTAGCCGGGCGAGACCGCGATGCCCAGCAGGCCGCCGTCGCCACCCGCGGTGACTTCGGCGAGCCGCTGCACCTCGGTGACGCGCAGCCCGGCGGCGTCCGACTCCGGTCCGACCTTGAGGATGCGGGCCGTGTCGCGCTCGGTGACCAACGCCGAACCGTCGGGCAGGAACGCCATGCCCCAGGGGACTTCCAGCCCCTTGGCCAGCACGGTCACCGCCACTTCTCGCTCACCGCCGCCCTCCGGGGCCGTGGAAACCGACGGAGTGGGCAGGTTGGGCGGGGCGCCGGCCACGTCCGGGTCCGGCGGACCGAAGGTGCATGCGGTGGTGAGGGTCAGCGCGGTGCCGAGCGTCATGGCACACGCGCGGGCGCGGCGACTGCGCACGGTCACGGGATCTCCTCGTTCACCAGACCAGGGTAGCCGCGGGCGGACCGGCAGCCGCGGCCCCGACTAGTTTGGTGACGTGATGGTATGGATTGCCCACGAGGCGGGCCGTGAGCTGCTCGGCGCGGTGCCTCCCGGCGTCCAGGTCGAGGTGTGCGCGGACGCGGCGGCCTTCCCGTCCGACCCCGCCGCGGTCCGCTTCTGGGTGCCGCCGTTCCTGGCCACCGTGCGGGCCGCCGGGCAACTGCCTCGCTTCCCGAAGCTGGGGGCGGTCCAGTTGCTGTCCGCGGGCGCGGACGCGTGGGTGGGTCAGGTGCCGCCCGGCGTCGCATTGTGTGACGCGCGGGGCGTGCACGACAAGCCCGTCGCCGAGTGGGTTCTCGGCGCCGCCATCGGCGCGTTTCGGAGGTTCCCGGACTTCGTCCGCGCCCAGGAGCGGGAGGAGTGGGCGATCAAGGCCTACGCGCCGACCCGGGAGCTGACCGGGAAGAAGGTGCTGATCGTGGGCGCGGGGTCGATCGGACGGGCCATCGAGCAGCACATGGCGCCCTTCGGCGTGGAGATCACGCGGGTCGCTCGTACGGCTCGGCCCGGCGCGGACGTGCACGGTGTGGACGAGCTGCCGCGCTTACTCCCGTACGCGGAAGTGGTGGTCTTGGTGGTGCCGTTGACCGATCTGACCCGCGGCCTGGTGGACGCCGCTTTCCTCGCCGCGATGCCGGACGGCGCGCTGCTGGTGAACGCCGCCCGCGGCCCCGTGGTGGACACCGACGCTCTGGTCGGGGAGCTGGCCTCCGGGCGCCTCTCGGCCGCGATGGACGTCACCGACCCGGAGCCGTTGCCAGCCGGTCACCCTCTGTGGCGGCTGCCCAACGCGTTCATCACCCCGCATGCCGCCGGGACCGTCGCCGGTCTCCTGCCGCGTGCGTACGGCCTGGTGGGCGACCAGATCCGCCGCTTCGTGTTCGGCGAGCCGCTGATCAATCAGGTGTCGGAGGGTTACTGACCTCCTGGCCGCCCGCCTTGAGGACGGCCGCGAGGTTGTTCGTGGTGACCCCGGTGAGCGGCACCGTCATGCCGTCGGTGAGCAGGGCCGTGACGCGACCCCGCCGGTCCGGCGCCAGCTCGGCCACCCGCGACCAGGACACCTTCGTGGAGCCGATCAGCGCCCGCACCCGCAGCTCCTCGGCGTCCACGTCGGTGCCCGCCCGCCAGGCCCAGACCGCGACGGCCAGCGGGATCAGCAGCACCGGGGCGAGCTGCCATCCGGCGCTGAGAAGAGAAACGGTGCCGACGAACGCGATCACGGCGGCGAAGAAGACGGCGCCGGACTTGCGGACGCGTAGGACGGGCTTTCGACTCACGCTCGTCATCCTCCCACCCGGCGGAAGGACAATTTTTGTCGGACCCGGCGCCCATACTTTCCCCCATGACCGAACTGCTCGCCATCGGCACCCAGAAAGGCCTGTTCCTGGCCACCAGTGACGACGACCGGCAGAGTTGGCAGGTCAGCTCTGCGCACTTCTCCATGCAAGCCGTCTACTCCGTCGCCTTCGACACCCGGGGACCGTCCCTGCGCGTGCTGGCCGGAGTCGAGAGCTCCCACTTCGGCCCCAGCGTGGCCGTCAGCGACGACCTCGGCACCACCTGGCAGGAGCCCGACAAGGCCCCGCTCGCCTTCCCGCCCGACGCCGGCGCCGCGGTGGAAAGGGTCTGGCAGATCGTTCCCGCGGGTCCCGATCAGCCTGGCGTCGTCTACGCGGGCACCCAGCCGTCCGCGCTGTGGCGTTCCGAGGACGGCGGCCACACCTACCAGTTGATCCGCGGCCTGTGGGACCACCCGCATCGGCCCGACTGGGGCGCCGGGTTCGGCGGCCAGGCGGTCCACACCATCCTTCCGCACCCCACCGACCCACAGCGCATCCTCGTGGCGATGTCCACCGGCGGCGTCTATCGCACGGCCGACGGCGGTGAGACCTGGGCGCCCGCCAACGAGGGCATCAAAGCCTACTTCCTGCCCGACCCGTGGCCGGAGTTCGGCCAGTGCGTGCACAAGGTGGCCCGCGACGGCGCCAATCCCGACCATTACTACGCACAGAACCACCACGGCGTCTACCGCTCGACCGACGGCGGCGCCTCCTGGCAGTCCATCGCCGACACCCTGCCCGCCGACTTCGGCTTCGCGATGGTGGCCCATCCGTCCACTTCCGGCACCATCTGGAATTTTCCGCTGACCGCCGACGGTGAGCGGCACCCCGTCGACCTGATGTGCCGGGTCTTCCGCTCCACCGACGCCGGCACCACCTGGGAGCCGCAGCACAGGGGTTTGCCCGACGGCCGCTACTACCCGGTCGTGCTGCGGGATGCGATGTGCGCCGACAACGCCACCCCGGCCGGCGTCTATGTCGGCACGCGGGCGGGAGACGTTTTTGCCAGCCGTGACGAGGGCGAGAGCTGGTCCACGGTTGCCGCGCATCTGCCCGACGTGCTGTGTGTGCGGGCGGTGCAGGTCTGATGCCGACCATGCTGGTGCCGGGCGTGCTGCGGACGGATGCCGGCGGGGCCGCGAAGTTGGAGGTGGCCGCCGACGGATCCCTGCGGGCGGTGCTCGACGAGGTGGCGCGGCGGTGGCCGCGCCTGGAACGCCGGATCCGTGACGAGAACGGAGTCCTGCGGCGCTACGTGAACGTCTACGTGGACGGTGAGGACTGCCGTCGCTCGGGCGGCCTGGAGACGCCGGTGCCCGCGGCCGCCGAGATCCAGGTGCTCCCGTCGGTCGCCGGGGGATGACTATCACGGCCATCGGACGGGGAAGGTCCATACCCGACGATCCGCCCGTGCGGGGGCAGGCGCTCCGCACGTAACCTGTCCGGGGGACGATCGTTACCCGTGTGGGAGCGGCGTTCCGCGCGCCGATCCCTGCCCCACCCACCCCACGATGTCCGTAGAGGATCCCGTCGACGTGGCAGTGCCGCCCCTCGCACGCCCCGCCACCCGGGCCGGCGCCCGGGTGGCGTTCCTGCTCGCTCCGGCGGCCGGTGCACTCATCCTGGTCGCCGGCACCGCGGGTCTGCTTGCGCCGCTCACCGCCCTTGCCGTGGGCGTCGGGGTGGTCGCGCTCTTCGCCACGGCGGTCCTGTGGCACACCGCGCTCGCCATCCACCACGAGGAGGGCGTCTACGCGGCGTGCCGGGGAGCCGGCTTCATCGGCATGGCGTCGCTGGCCACGGCGGTCACTTGCGGGCTGCTGCTGGCCAGGCCGCCGGCGGTCGCCGTGTGGGCGGCGCTCGGGCTCGCCGCCGCGGCCGGATCCTCCGTGTTCGGCACGATGCTGCTGCCCGGAGCGGCCGCCACGGTCGCGGTGCGGCTGCGGCGGGCTTTCGACGGGCTCGGGCTCGGCGTGAGCCTGGGCTTCGCGGCGTACCTGGTGACGCCGCTGCACCGGACCCCGTGGCCGGCCCTGGCCAACACCCTCATCGCCGCGGCCGGCGTCTCCATCGTCACGGTCATCGTGCTGCGTGCCCGGCTGCATCGGCCCGCCGCCCTGCGCTGCGGTGCCGGCGTGATGGGCGTGCTGATCGTCCTCTGCGCGATCGTCAACCTCGTGCTCGACGGCTCCGCCGGCCGGCTCGTTCCCCTCCTCGGCCTGGTCATCGTCGCCGGGCTCACCCTGGCCGCCGACGGCGGATCCCGGCGTAACCTGCCCGAGCGCCTCGATTCCCGGGAGCTGGACCTCTATCTGTCGAGCTACCCTCTGCTCGCCGTTCCGGCCGGGGTGGGCGTCGTGGCCGCGCTGATCCACCTCATCCTGGTCGGCACCTTCAACACCACGGCGATCGCGCTCGGCGTCTCGATGGTCGCCGTGCTCACGATGCGCGAACTGCTCGTGGTCAGCGACATCCGGCGCTACACGGCCCAGTTGCGGGTGAAGGAGGCGCACTTCCGGTCGTTGGTCGCCGGGGCCACCGACCTCACCCTCGTACTCGACGAACGGCTGAAGATCCGCTGGCAGTCGCCCGCCGCCGCTCGACTGTTCGGGCTCGCCGACGCCGAGGTGGTCGGCCGGACGTTCCTCGAGCTCATCCATCCCGAGGACGTCGCCGGCGCGCAGGCCGGCATCGAGGCGCTGATCGCCGGCGAGCACGCCGACGGGCCGCCCGCCCTGATCAACGCCCGGCTGCTGGACGGCCACGGCATCTGGCGCGACACCGAGTCCACCGTCGCCGACCAGCGGTCGGTCCCCGAGGTCGCCGCGCTGGTCGTCCACGTCCGCGACGTCGGCGAACGCCGCCACCTCGAGCGCACCCTGCACCGCCTCTCCTACACCGATCAGCTCACCGGGCTGGCCAACCGCCGCGCCCTCATGCGCGACCTCCTCGAGTTCCGGCGGCGTGCGGGCCAGCAGGGCACGCTGCTCGTCATCGACCTGCACGGCCTCGCCGAGATCAACGACAGCCGCGGCCGGGAGACCGGCGACGCCGTGCTGATCGAGGTGGGTCGCCGCATCCGCTGCCTGCTGGGCGAGGACGACGTGGCGGCCCGGCTCGGCGGTGACGAGTTCGCCGTCCTCACGCCGGACGGTGCGGTGCTCGCATACGCGCTGGCCACCCGGATCGTCACGGCGGTGATGGAGCCGTACGAGCTGCCCGGCATGATCGTCGAGCTGCACACCAGCGTCGGTCTCGCCGAACTCGCCGGCGGCAAGGACTCCGAGGAGGTCCTGCGCCATGCCGACCTGGCACGCAAGCGCGCGCGCCAGCTCGGCCGGGACCGCGTCGAGTGGTATGACACCGACGTCGAGATCCAGTTGCACCGCCGCATGGACCTCGAACGGGAGCTGCTCGGCGCCGCGGACCGGGGCGAGCTCGACCTCGTCTTCCAGCCGGTGGTGTCGCTCCGCGACGAACAACCCGTCGGCGTCGAGGCGCTGCTGCGCTGGCGTCACCCCAAGCTCGGCACGGTGCTGCCCGCCGAGCTGTTGCCGATCGCCCGCGCCGTCGGCTGCGCCGCCGAGCTGGACGAATGGGTGCTCGAAGAGGCGTGCCGGCGCCTTTCCGGCTGGAGCACCGGCGGCAACGACTTCTGGCTCTCGGTGAACGTCGCCCCGCGGGAGCTGCTCACCGCCCGCTTCCCGGAACGGGTCGCGGAGATCCTGAGCCGCTACGACATCGCCCCGGAACGCCTCGTCGTCGAGGTCCAGGAGACCTGGATCGCCGAGGACGTCCCGGCGATCGTCGCGTCGCTGGCCGGCCTGCGCACCCTCGGCGTCCGCGCCGGCCTCGACGACTTCGGCGCCGGCCAGGCGTCGCTGGCCCACTTGCGTCGGCTCCCGGTCGACATGCTCAAGCTCGACCAGACCCTGGTCAACCAGCGGAGCGAGCACGCCACCACCCCGGCGGTCCTCGACGTGGTGGTGAGCCTGGGCCGGCGGCTCGGGCTCGAGATCGTCGCGAAGGGCCTCGAGTCGCAGGACCAGATCGAGCTCGCCCGGCGGGCGGGCTGCCACTACGGGCAGGGGTTCGCGCTGGCCCGGCCCGCCCCCGCGGAACGCACGGAGGCGTACTTGGAAAGCCATCGGCCGTAGCTCTTTCGACAGTACGGGCACAGTCGCGGCCGAGAGCAGCACCGGGCACGCGCCACCAGGGACGAAGCTTCGTGCGGGGCTGGGCTCTGCGAGCGGCCGCCGGGCTTGTCCTGGGCATCACCACGCTGCTGTCGCTGCGCAGATCGGCGGCTGCCGGCGAAGCGCACGCCCCCGCGGCGCAGGGCCGGGCCGCCTGGCTCGACCGTGAGCCGGCATCGGCGCGGCGGCGGTCCTGTGAGCCGTCGGACACAAGGCGGCGTGGCGGGCGTGGCGGGGCGACGGCGTGGCGTGGCGGGGCGACGGCGTGGCGGGGCGAGGGCGTGGCGGGGCGACGGGGCGACGGCATGGCGGGGTGGCTACGTCGCGGGTGGCGGGGTGGCTACGTCCCGGGTGACAGGGAGGCGAGCTGCGGGGGCCGAGCGCCGAGCGCGGCCGAAGCCGACCCGGCCGGCGGCCGCGCGACCCGGCCGGGCCACGCACGCACATCCGTGCGTGACGCGGGCCGGCCGGTGCTGCTTCTGTCTGCGCGTGTGGCCGTACTTGTCAAAGCCGTACAAACCCTACTCCGGCACCAGCCGATACGCTCCGTCGCTTGCGCTCGTGGCCATCGAGGCATACGCCCGTAGGGCGGCCGAGACCGGGCGCTGCCGGTTGGCCGGCGTGTACGGCTTCGGCCGTCGCTCCTGCTCGTGACGGCGCTGGGCCAGTTCCTCGTCCGGGACGTTGAGGATGATGGCGCGGCCCGGGATGTCGATGATGATCTCGTCGCCGGTCTCGACCAGGGAGATCAGGCCGCCGGATGCCGCCTCCGGGGAGACGTGGCCGATGGACAGGCCGGACGTGCCGCCGGAGAAGCGGCCGTCGGTGATCAGGGCGCAGGCCTTGCCGAGGCCGCGGCCCTTGAGGAACGACGTCGGGTAGAGCATCTCCTGCATGCCCGGGCCGCCCCTGGGGCCCTCGTAGCGGATGATCACCACGTCGCCCTCGACGACCTGCTTGCCGAGGATGCCCTCGACCGCGGCGTCCTGGCTCTCGTAGACGCGGGCCGGGCCGGTGAACTTCCACAGCTCCTCGGCGACGCCGGCGGTCTTCACCACGCAGCCGTCCGGCGCGAGGTTGCCGAAGAGGATCGCGAGGCCGCCGTCGGCGGTGTACGCGTGCTCGACCGAGCGGATGCAGCCCTCGGCGGCGTCCGTGTCGAGGGTGGCCCAGCGGTTGGTGGTGGAGAACGGCTGCGTGGTGCGCACGCCGCCGGGCGCCGCGTGGAAGAGCTCGAGCGCCTCGGCGGAGGGCGATTCGGCGCGAATATCCCATTCGTTCAGCCAGGACGAGAGATCGGGCGAGTGCACCGCGCGGACCTGGTCGCGCAGCAATCCGGCCCGGTGGAGCTCACCGAGCAGGGCCGGGATGCCGCCGGCCCGATGCACGTCCTCCATGTGGTACTTCGGGCTGTTCGGCGCGACCTTCGACAGGCACGGAACCCGGCGGGAGATGCCGTCGATGTCCGCCACGCTGAAGTCGAGTCCCGCCTCGCGGGCCGCGGCCAGCAAATGCAGCACCGTGTTGGTCGAGCCGCCCATCGCCACGTCCAGGGCGACGGCGTTCTCGAAGGCGTCGCGCGAGGCGATCGCACGCGGCAGCACCGACTCGTCGTCGTTCTCGTAGTACTGCTTGGCGATCTCGACGATCAGCGAACCGGCCCGCTCGAAGAGCGCCTTGCGGGAGGCGTGCGTGGCCAGCGTCGAGCCGTTGCCGGGCAGCGCCAGGCCGATCGCCTCGGTGAGGCAGTTCATCGAATTGGCGGTGAACATGCCGGAGCAGGAGCCGCAGGTGGGGCAGGCGGAGCGCTCGATGGTGTCGAGCTGGGCGTCGGTCACCTTCTCGTTCGCGCTGGCGCTCATCGCGTCGACCAGGTCGAGCTTCTCGTGCACCACGCCCTCGATCGCGACCGTCTTGCCGGCCTCCATCGGGCCGCCGGAGACGAACACCGTGGGGATGTTGAGCCGCAGGGCCGCGATCAGCATGCCCGGGGTGATCTTGTCGCAGTTCGAGATGCAGACCAGGGCGTCGGCGCAGTGCGCGTTGACCATGTACTCGACCGCGTCGGCGATCAGCTCGCGGCTGGGCAGGGAGTAGAGCATGCCGCCGTGGCCCATGGCGATGCCGTCGTCGACCGCGATGGTGTTGAACTCGCGGCCGACGCCGCCCGCCTGCGCGATCGAGTCGGCCACGAGGCCGCCGAGGTCCTTGAGGTGCACGTGCCCGGGTACGAACTGGGTGAAGCTGTTGGCGATCGCCACGATGGGCTTGCCGAAGTCGTCGTCGGTCATGCCGGTGGCGCGCCACAGGGCGCGCGCGCCGGCCATCGTCCGACCGTGGGTCGAGGTCCGGGAGCGCAGCTCAGGCATCACTACATAGTGCCACCGTCGGTGGCGAACGGGGGTGCACCGGCGCCGCGCATGTCCATCCCTCGGGATAGAGAAATCGATGCCGGTACGGCAGAGTGTTGGCGTGCACTCACCGTCCGGCGTGGAGCTGGCCGGGCTGGCGAGCCTCCTCGTCGCGGTCCCGGCGGTCGCGTTGCTGGGTAACTCCGGCCGTAAGCACACCGGTGCCGCCCGGCGTGCCCACCTCCTGCTCGCCGCGGGTGCCGCCGTCGCCACCGGCGCCGCGCTCGCCGGGCTGGTCAGCGCCCTGATGGCGCACGAGCAGATGCGTGCGCACGTGCGGACCCTCGGGCAGGCCGTCGCGGTGGCGATGGCGTTGGGCACGCTGACCCTGCTGGCCGGCACGCTGATGCTGCCCGGTGCCGCGGAGAACCGCCGGGCCGCGCTGCGGCATCTTCTCGACGGGCTCGTCATCGCGGCGGCGCTCTGGTTCGTCGGCTGGACGCTGGTCTCCGAGCCCACCCGGATCCTGGGCGACCTGACGCCGGTGCGCTGCCTCTCGGTGCTGCTCGGCGCCGGGGTGGCCACCATCGCCACCGGGCTGACCACGATCCTGGCCGTGCACGCGCACCGGCCGCGGCACGTCACGGTCCGGGTGGCCGCGGGTGTGACCCTCGTCGCGATTTCGGCCACAGCTCTGCCCGGTGGGATCTGCCAGGGCGGGCCGGTCGTGATCCTGCTCGGTGCGCTGCTGCTGCCGGCCGGGCTGGTGGTGGTCGCCCGCGCGGTCAAGGTCGCGGACCGCCCGGTCACCGTCTCCGGCGACATCATCCAGCGCGGCACCGGGTACGCGTTCGTCCCGATGACCGCGATGGTGATCGCCGGCACCTGTCACATTCTGGCGGGCGGGGAGATCGCCGGGCTCGGCTTCCTCGGCGCGAGCATCGAGGGATTCGCGCTGGTCAGTCGGCAGTACCTCGCCCTCGGCGACGTGCGGAGCTACACCCTGCGGCTGCGCCAGCGGGAGGCGCACTTCCGTGAACTGGCCCACACCGACCC is a genomic window containing:
- a CDS encoding metallophosphoesterase family protein; the encoded protein is MKNRLSQLTAVAMRVWRHSWTQRLRVWAAVLLVSLTGVVVGTMLLAQSEIPVGPFRADMSISPSVRGGTEVDIPPLGSLHLDSHAGPIHLKVNLGALDQQRTEALIEDPTAIGVVGQSAVDDVTRGVLQLSLRALGAAIGCALILASLIFRNVRRVASAGVIALTVTGGSLGLAAGTARPDSIGEPRYEGLLVNAPAVVGDARRIADNYGRYADQLAELVSNVSRIYTTVSSLPVEPSGNTTRILHVSDLHLNPAAWNVIKTVVKAWDVDAVVDTGDIVDWGSSAETTYVNSIGQLGVPYIYVRGNHDSMAIQAAVARQKNAKVLDNTTVTINGLTIAGIGDPEFTPDKSETPPARSADDPVTNPLLASGERLATTIAQSKTKVGVALVHDPAMAPPLSGVVPVVLAGHLHKREVSMLDPPSSPEDGASPSPAPSPMTPAPRTRLLVEGSTGGAGLRGLEKEEPTPLQMSVLYFDENQTLKAYDDIHLGGTGESNVEMQRKVIGIDPEPTTHPSVVNGVTPGLSPSRR
- a CDS encoding PQQ-dependent sugar dehydrogenase; this translates as MTLGTALTLTTACTFGPPDPDVAGAPPNLPTPSVSTAPEGGGEREVAVTVLAKGLEVPWGMAFLPDGSALVTERDTARILKVGPESDAAGLRVTEVQRLAEVTAGGDGGLLGIAVSPGYATDQTVFVYYSTAKDNRVAKLKLKGKPEPILTGIPRSREDNGGQLEFGPDGGLYVTTSDGTGGAQSQNPKSLGGKILRITAEGKPAPGNPVKDSPVWSSGHRNVQGIAWDSGKRMYASESGQNKTGELNVIQKGKNYGWPAVEGNGTDAKFTNPLVSWPIAESFCSGVAVLERMVATACLRGQRLWMVDVTGNGTVFGQPRALLAGEFGRLRAVTAAPDGSLWVATSNQEDGGDPAPEDDRIIRLVFSDGGAGRS
- a CDS encoding 2-hydroxyacid dehydrogenase — encoded protein: MMVWIAHEAGRELLGAVPPGVQVEVCADAAAFPSDPAAVRFWVPPFLATVRAAGQLPRFPKLGAVQLLSAGADAWVGQVPPGVALCDARGVHDKPVAEWVLGAAIGAFRRFPDFVRAQEREEWAIKAYAPTRELTGKKVLIVGAGSIGRAIEQHMAPFGVEITRVARTARPGADVHGVDELPRLLPYAEVVVLVVPLTDLTRGLVDAAFLAAMPDGALLVNAARGPVVDTDALVGELASGRLSAAMDVTDPEPLPAGHPLWRLPNAFITPHAAGTVAGLLPRAYGLVGDQIRRFVFGEPLINQVSEGY
- a CDS encoding PH domain-containing protein gives rise to the protein MTSVSRKPVLRVRKSGAVFFAAVIAFVGTVSLLSAGWQLAPVLLIPLAVAVWAWRAGTDVDAEELRVRALIGSTKVSWSRVAELAPDRRGRVTALLTDGMTVPLTGVTTNNLAAVLKAGGQEVSNPPTPD
- a CDS encoding WD40/YVTN/BNR-like repeat-containing protein, yielding MTELLAIGTQKGLFLATSDDDRQSWQVSSAHFSMQAVYSVAFDTRGPSLRVLAGVESSHFGPSVAVSDDLGTTWQEPDKAPLAFPPDAGAAVERVWQIVPAGPDQPGVVYAGTQPSALWRSEDGGHTYQLIRGLWDHPHRPDWGAGFGGQAVHTILPHPTDPQRILVAMSTGGVYRTADGGETWAPANEGIKAYFLPDPWPEFGQCVHKVARDGANPDHYYAQNHHGVYRSTDGGASWQSIADTLPADFGFAMVAHPSTSGTIWNFPLTADGERHPVDLMCRVFRSTDAGTTWEPQHRGLPDGRYYPVVLRDAMCADNATPAGVYVGTRAGDVFASRDEGESWSTVAAHLPDVLCVRAVQV
- a CDS encoding MoaD/ThiS family protein; this translates as MPTMLVPGVLRTDAGGAAKLEVAADGSLRAVLDEVARRWPRLERRIRDENGVLRRYVNVYVDGEDCRRSGGLETPVPAAAEIQVLPSVAGG
- a CDS encoding putative bifunctional diguanylate cyclase/phosphodiesterase, with product MAVPPLARPATRAGARVAFLLAPAAGALILVAGTAGLLAPLTALAVGVGVVALFATAVLWHTALAIHHEEGVYAACRGAGFIGMASLATAVTCGLLLARPPAVAVWAALGLAAAAGSSVFGTMLLPGAAATVAVRLRRAFDGLGLGVSLGFAAYLVTPLHRTPWPALANTLIAAAGVSIVTVIVLRARLHRPAALRCGAGVMGVLIVLCAIVNLVLDGSAGRLVPLLGLVIVAGLTLAADGGSRRNLPERLDSRELDLYLSSYPLLAVPAGVGVVAALIHLILVGTFNTTAIALGVSMVAVLTMRELLVVSDIRRYTAQLRVKEAHFRSLVAGATDLTLVLDERLKIRWQSPAAARLFGLADAEVVGRTFLELIHPEDVAGAQAGIEALIAGEHADGPPALINARLLDGHGIWRDTESTVADQRSVPEVAALVVHVRDVGERRHLERTLHRLSYTDQLTGLANRRALMRDLLEFRRRAGQQGTLLVIDLHGLAEINDSRGRETGDAVLIEVGRRIRCLLGEDDVAARLGGDEFAVLTPDGAVLAYALATRIVTAVMEPYELPGMIVELHTSVGLAELAGGKDSEEVLRHADLARKRARQLGRDRVEWYDTDVEIQLHRRMDLERELLGAADRGELDLVFQPVVSLRDEQPVGVEALLRWRHPKLGTVLPAELLPIARAVGCAAELDEWVLEEACRRLSGWSTGGNDFWLSVNVAPRELLTARFPERVAEILSRYDIAPERLVVEVQETWIAEDVPAIVASLAGLRTLGVRAGLDDFGAGQASLAHLRRLPVDMLKLDQTLVNQRSEHATTPAVLDVVVSLGRRLGLEIVAKGLESQDQIELARRAGCHYGQGFALARPAPAERTEAYLESHRP